GTTTTTTAGATCTGATAATTTCAACCTGATCACCACTTTTCAAAACGTGTGAAATAGGCATGAGTTTACCATTCACTTTGGCACCAATACAACTCAATCCAACATCGGTATGAATATCAAAAGCAAAATCAAGTGTGGTTGCATTTTTTGGCAAGACACGCAAATCACCGTTGGGTGTAAAAACATAAATCTCATCTGTAAACAAATTCAATTTGAATTCGTCTATAAACTCTTCCGCATTGGCTTCAGGATTCTCAAGCAAATCACGTATCTCACCAACCCAACGATCAATGAGATTTATATTCTCTTGATTATTTTCTTTGTATTTCCAGTGAGCAGCGTATCCCTTTTCTGCTATCTCATCCATACGTCCGCTGCGAATTTGCACTTCAACCCATTTGCCTGTTGGACTCATCACTGTGGTGTGCAATGACTCATATCCGTTAGCTTTTGGAATTGAAATCCAATCACGCAAACGATCAGGATTGGGCTGGTAAAAATCAGTAACAATGGAATAAATTCTCCAGGCCATTGGTTTCTCATTTTCAACCGGTGTATCATAAATAATCCGTATGGCAAAAATGTCAAAGATCTCATCAAAACTTACTTTTTTCTGATGAATTTTTTTTGATATGCTGGGAATACTTTTTGTGCGGGCTTTTATACTGAAATCTATTCCTTCTTTTTCTAAAACTTTTTTTATTGGATTGATAAAATGCCTGATAAAACGGTTTCGAATTTCCTTTGTTTTTTCAAGTTTGCTTTCAATTTCAACATACTTGTCAGGTTCTTTGTATTTAAAGATGATGTCTTCAAATTCATTTTTTATGGCATTAAATCCAAACCGGTGAGCAAGGGGTGCGTATAGAAATTCTGTTTCACTGCAAATCTTCAATCGCTTGTCAGGTCGCATAGAACTTAGCGTACGCATATTATGCAAACGATCTGCAATTTTGATAAATGCCACGCGCAAATCATCTGAAATAGTCAGAATTAATTTTCTGAAATTTTCAGCCTGAAGTGAAATATTGTCATCAAAAACTTCTGGAATTTTTGTCAATCCATTGATGATAGTTCTCACTTTTAGACCAAACATTTCTTCAATGTCATTCAGCGTGATATAGGTGTCTTCTACCGTGTCATGAAGTAATGCACATACAATAGCCGTTGTACCCAATCCCATTTCTTCACAACAAATACGCGCCACAGCAATTGGATGAAAAATATAGGGTTCACCTGATTTGCGGCGCATATCTTTGTGCGCCTCAACGGAAAGGTCAAACGCTTTTCTGATCAAACGCGTATCTTCTTTATCACGCACATGACGTGATGCCCAAAGTAAACCACGATACGCCTTGAGAATTTCTCGGCGCTCTTTTTCCAAATCAATTTCTGTATAGGTTTCTCCGGTCATATCTCAGGGTATCATCGGGTGAGGGAATGTGAATATTTTCCTTTCTTATCGTAATATTTCCAAATGCCAACCGGTTTACCATCTTTCACTTCTCCCTCTTCACTGATGATTCCGTTTTTATTAAAAAACATCCAAACTCCTTGCTGTACACCATTCACCCAAGTGCCCGATTGCTCAATATTTCCGTTTGGATAATAGTAAATCCAAAATCCGGTTTGCTGACCTTGAACCCATGTACCCTCCTCTACTTTATATCCTTCTTCATGATAATAAATCCATTTTCCATCAGCAAGTCCGTTTTTCCATTCTCCGGATTTTTCAATTTTTCCGTTGGCGTAATAATATGTCCACACTCCGCTTTGCACACCATCTATCCAAATTCCGTGATGATTTAATATTCCGTTTTCATCATAATATTTCCACTCACCGGTTTGTTTTCCGGTAGTATCGTAATCTCCCTCTTCTTCTATATTTCCATTTTCATGATAATAAATCCAACGCCCGGTTTGTTTATCATCATCCCAAATTCCTTTTTTCTCAACTGCTCCTGATGGATAATAATACGTCCACATTCCGGCATTTTTTCCATGCTGCCATGATCCAATTTTTTTCAACGCACCGTTTTCATAATAATATTTCCATTCGCCGTGTGCTTGACCATCAACAAAATCACCTTCTTCCTCTACTGCTCCCGCGGGATAATAATAAGTCCAGCGTCCTACTTGTTGATCTCCTTGCCAAATTCCTTTTTCTGATAATTGTCCGGCTTCATTATAATACATCCATTCTCCCGATGCTTTTCCATCTTTCCAATTGCCCTCTTTTTTCAATGTACCGTTTTCAAAATAATACATCCATTTGCCTGTTTGAATATCATCATCAAATGATCCTTTTTCAGAGAGCACACCATTATCATGATAGTATTTCCATTCACCAATTCTGTTACCATTCTGATATGTTCCGGTGTA
This genomic stretch from Crocinitomicaceae bacterium harbors:
- a CDS encoding bifunctional (p)ppGpp synthetase/guanosine-3',5'-bis(diphosphate) 3'-pyrophosphohydrolase, encoding MTGETYTEIDLEKERREILKAYRGLLWASRHVRDKEDTRLIRKAFDLSVEAHKDMRRKSGEPYIFHPIAVARICCEEMGLGTTAIVCALLHDTVEDTYITLNDIEEMFGLKVRTIINGLTKIPEVFDDNISLQAENFRKLILTISDDLRVAFIKIADRLHNMRTLSSMRPDKRLKICSETEFLYAPLAHRFGFNAIKNEFEDIIFKYKEPDKYVEIESKLEKTKEIRNRFIRHFINPIKKVLEKEGIDFSIKARTKSIPSISKKIHQKKVSFDEIFDIFAIRIIYDTPVENEKPMAWRIYSIVTDFYQPNPDRLRDWISIPKANGYESLHTTVMSPTGKWVEVQIRSGRMDEIAEKGYAAHWKYKENNQENINLIDRWVGEIRDLLENPEANAEEFIDEFKLNLFTDEIYVFTPNGDLRVLPKNATTLDFAFDIHTDVGLSCIGAKVNGKLMPISHVLKSGDQVEIIRSKKQEPKEDWLKFVGTARAKSKIKSALKEEQKRIAADGKEILQRKFTQLHVNFTSENITVIEKHFQIPNTLELYFQIAKGKLDLSRLREIEVSGKNFVLPRKVEKTENTTALQNVISCVDSKKDTIIIGEDFKDIEYKLANCCTPIPGDDVFGFITATEGIKIHRINCPNATRLMSNYAYRIIKATWRSKHLKERLAGIKITGIDDVGIVNTITSIISQEHRVNMKSISFESNDGIFEGKIMLFVYDTEHLDKLMIQFEQIQGVKSVERI
- a CDS encoding toxin-antitoxin system YwqK family antitoxin; the encoded protein is MIRKLVFILFAFMLLQSSFAQKHKEYYENGNLKETGKYKHNVPVKHWIFYHENGKIWAEGEYVKGVKHGVWNYYHESGEPSETGNYNMGEEDGVWTGYLKDGKISYTGTYQNGNRIGEWKYYHDNGVLSEKGSFDDDIQTGKWMYYFENGTLKKEGNWKDGKASGEWMYYNEAGQLSEKGIWQGDQQVGRWTYYYPAGAVEEEGDFVDGQAHGEWKYYYENGALKKIGSWQHGKNAGMWTYYYPSGAVEKKGIWDDDKQTGRWIYYHENGNIEEEGDYDTTGKQTGEWKYYDENGILNHHGIWIDGVQSGVWTYYYANGKIEKSGEWKNGLADGKWIYYHEEGYKVEEGTWVQGQQTGFWIYYYPNGNIEQSGTWVNGVQQGVWMFFNKNGIISEEGEVKDGKPVGIWKYYDKKGKYSHSLTR